A genomic window from Vagococcus sp. CY52-2 includes:
- a CDS encoding heavy metal translocating P-type ATPase, with protein MEKRVILPVEGMSCASCSSTVEKVVSKLSGVEKASVNLATEKLDVTYDTTKLTEADIAKAVRDAGYEVREQLITNQFDVEGMSCASCSSTIEKVVGKLDGVKEVSVNLATEEMSVSYNPDVLTKSAIIQSVEAAGYKAIDKQINTEEKMTKEENKEKHIEVMWNRFVSSAIFTIPLLYLSMGHMIGLPLPSVINPVHSPQLFALIQFILTIPVIAIGWPFFTVGFKSLVKRHPNMDSLVALGTSAATIYSLYGTIQVFMGDISFAMNLYYESAATILTLITLGKYFEAVSKGKTSEAIKTLINLAPKTASVIRNEVEQTIPVEEVVLDDIVMVRPGEKIPVDGVIISGNSSVDESMITGESIPVEKKSGDNVVSASINKTGSFKFKATKVGKDTTLSQIIKLVEEAQGSKAPIAQLADKVSGVFVPIVIGLAIISGLLWYFLGQESWVFALTIMISVLVIACPCALGLATPTAIMVGTGKGAENGILIKSGEALEIAHKLDTIVFDKTGTITQGKPIVTDVLVFNQLSQEELLILAASAETHSEHPLGVAIVEKAKEQHLEFIKIDDFSAVPGKGIKVSVNNQIYYIGNKRLMLAQSISLDEKQDIVHELATQGKTPMYVASEQHIIGIIAVADPIKESSIKAVSTLKHLGKQVVMLTGDNELTAHAIAKQVGIDTVISEVLPEDKAQQVENLQKKGKQVGMVGDGINDAPALAQADIGLAIGNGTDVAIESADIVLMNEDLKTVVTAIELSDATMRNIKENLFWAFGYNILGIPVAMGILYIFGGPLLNPMIAGAAMSFSSVSVLLNALRLKRFKPKQK; from the coding sequence ATGGAAAAAAGAGTGATTTTACCAGTAGAAGGAATGAGTTGTGCTTCTTGTTCTAGTACGGTTGAAAAGGTTGTATCAAAGTTAAGTGGGGTTGAAAAAGCAAGTGTTAATTTAGCGACAGAAAAATTAGATGTGACGTATGATACAACTAAATTGACTGAAGCAGATATTGCAAAAGCGGTGAGAGATGCTGGATATGAGGTTAGAGAACAACTTATCACAAATCAATTTGATGTAGAAGGAATGAGTTGCGCCTCCTGTTCTAGTACAATTGAAAAAGTTGTCGGGAAATTAGATGGTGTTAAAGAAGTATCTGTTAATTTGGCGACAGAAGAGATGAGTGTATCATATAATCCCGATGTTTTGACGAAATCAGCTATTATTCAATCAGTAGAGGCTGCTGGATATAAAGCGATTGACAAACAGATAAATACCGAAGAAAAAATGACGAAGGAAGAGAATAAAGAAAAACATATCGAAGTTATGTGGAATCGATTTGTTTCTTCCGCTATTTTTACGATTCCGTTATTGTATCTATCAATGGGGCATATGATAGGCTTACCTTTGCCCTCAGTCATTAATCCAGTGCATTCTCCACAACTTTTTGCTCTTATTCAATTTATATTGACTATCCCAGTGATAGCAATAGGATGGCCATTTTTTACAGTCGGATTTAAATCACTTGTCAAAAGACATCCTAATATGGATTCGTTAGTGGCATTAGGAACGAGTGCGGCAACAATTTATAGTTTATATGGAACCATTCAAGTGTTTATGGGAGACATAAGTTTTGCTATGAATCTTTATTATGAATCAGCTGCGACTATTTTAACATTGATTACATTAGGAAAATATTTTGAAGCAGTATCAAAAGGAAAAACATCAGAAGCGATTAAAACCTTAATTAACCTTGCACCAAAAACGGCATCCGTCATTCGTAATGAGGTAGAGCAAACCATACCAGTTGAAGAAGTTGTCTTAGATGATATCGTAATGGTTAGACCTGGTGAAAAAATCCCAGTCGATGGAGTGATTATTTCTGGTAACAGTTCAGTTGATGAATCAATGATTACTGGAGAAAGTATCCCTGTAGAAAAAAAATCTGGGGACAATGTGGTGAGTGCTAGTATAAATAAGACGGGAAGTTTTAAATTTAAGGCAACCAAAGTAGGAAAAGATACAACATTATCGCAGATAATTAAACTGGTTGAAGAAGCACAAGGATCTAAAGCGCCTATCGCACAGTTAGCTGATAAAGTTTCAGGCGTCTTTGTTCCGATTGTCATTGGACTAGCTATTATTTCAGGTTTGTTGTGGTATTTTTTAGGACAAGAATCCTGGGTATTTGCTTTAACCATTATGATTTCCGTTTTAGTTATTGCGTGTCCATGTGCACTTGGTTTAGCAACGCCAACAGCTATAATGGTAGGAACAGGTAAGGGAGCTGAAAATGGTATCCTCATTAAAAGTGGTGAGGCATTAGAAATAGCCCATAAGCTTGATACGATTGTGTTTGATAAGACAGGAACCATCACGCAAGGGAAACCAATTGTGACAGATGTGTTAGTATTTAATCAATTGAGTCAAGAGGAATTACTAATACTTGCAGCTTCAGCAGAAACTCATTCAGAGCATCCTTTGGGAGTAGCAATTGTTGAAAAAGCCAAAGAACAACATTTAGAGTTTATAAAAATTGATGATTTTTCAGCAGTACCAGGTAAGGGAATAAAGGTAAGTGTTAATAATCAGATTTATTATATTGGAAACAAACGACTGATGTTAGCACAATCCATTTCATTAGACGAAAAACAAGATATTGTTCATGAGTTAGCGACACAAGGCAAGACCCCTATGTATGTAGCGAGTGAGCAACATATTATTGGGATTATTGCTGTAGCGGATCCAATAAAAGAAAGCAGCATTAAGGCTGTGAGTACATTAAAACATTTGGGAAAACAAGTCGTCATGCTAACAGGGGATAATGAATTGACAGCTCATGCGATAGCAAAACAAGTGGGGATTGATACAGTCATTAGTGAAGTATTACCTGAAGATAAAGCACAACAAGTTGAAAATCTACAAAAAAAAGGAAAACAAGTTGGAATGGTAGGTGATGGTATTAATGATGCACCTGCTTTAGCACAAGCTGATATAGGGTTAGCCATTGGTAATGGAACGGACGTTGCCATTGAATCAGCAGATATTGTTTTAATGAATGAAGATTTAAAAACTGTTGTAACAGCGATAGAATTATCTGATGCAACCATGAGAAATATTAAAGAAAATCTATTTTGGGCATTTGGCTATAATATATTAGGTATTCCAGTAGCTATGGGAATTTTATATATTTTTGGTGGTCCATTACTTAATCCGATGATTGCTGGAGCAGCCATGAGTTTTAGTTCTGTATCCGTATTATTAAATGCTCTACGTTTAAAACGATTTAAACCTAAGCAAAAATAA
- a CDS encoding CopY/TcrY family copper transport repressor: MIQKKKSFSITQAEWEIMKVIWANDIVTSRQVLEILGDKMDWSMSTVKTLLARLVDKHFLSTEKQGKQFIYQALVDEEFAVNYILLDDLNKICQKKKGQALYQVIEKEEFSQNDIDQLIYLLKEKKVKAPKTVDCNCAIGQCNCHK, encoded by the coding sequence ATGATTCAAAAAAAGAAGTCTTTTTCTATTACGCAAGCAGAGTGGGAGATAATGAAAGTTATTTGGGCAAATGATATTGTAACAAGTCGGCAAGTGTTGGAAATACTGGGTGATAAAATGGATTGGAGCATGTCAACAGTTAAGACGTTACTCGCTAGATTAGTTGATAAGCATTTTTTATCAACTGAAAAGCAAGGAAAACAGTTTATCTATCAAGCACTTGTGGATGAAGAATTTGCTGTAAATTATATATTATTAGATGACTTAAATAAAATTTGTCAAAAAAAGAAGGGACAAGCTTTGTATCAAGTGATTGAAAAAGAAGAATTTTCTCAAAATGATATCGATCAGTTAATCTATTTATTAAAAGAAAAAAAGGTAAAAGCTCCGAAAACAGTTGATTGTAACTGTGCTATCGGTCAATGTAATTGTCATAAGTGA
- a CDS encoding ATP-binding protein: MKQLQKIVNPAWVILIIIIFVLIGGYYTTYFFKKDVINQQTKQLSEEIDRLVPFILQDKEFILDKEKLDKSVGKHERLTILDKSGDILYDSSSNNLVKESRKNRPEIKEVLQEGRSEGVAIRESNTVDEKLIYVAKSVYQDNQLIGVIRLSETYQGISQYVENFQRIVITIMVLLFVAILIMGYYIHRQSKKPIQFMLPILRQAIQNPEKKQKVIDAPKEWHELYQTVYELMEETNLLYYKQLKNEETLHFLFENLDIGIFILNDRLEITLANQTIEEMFQKTWTISPYDEWFTEPRLTELINQAVKTKEAVQGEIRIEKPRTQDLKIVIRQLSIDNHEYVGIIYDVTEVRQIERVHEDFISNISHELKTPTTSIIGFSETLLAGAKDDPEASKEFLTIIEREAQRLMSLIQTILMLLKTEKDIYMMDSFVVHPKLVIEDEIDRYRYKAFDKDISVIFESAVGEDLVIPNDSFQIIVKNLLENAIEYSEEHGKIFVYLTQQNNELTLKVEDTGIGISEEDQKWIFERFYRVSHSRQRNNGGSGLGLSLVKHYAEILGGRVKLVSELEEGTTVIVKINLDILSSNYENKQLKE; this comes from the coding sequence ATGAAACAGTTACAAAAAATAGTGAATCCAGCTTGGGTTATTTTAATAATAATAATATTTGTGCTCATAGGTGGTTATTATACCACCTATTTTTTTAAAAAAGATGTTATCAATCAACAAACAAAACAATTATCTGAAGAAATTGATAGATTGGTTCCATTTATTTTGCAAGATAAAGAATTTATTTTAGATAAGGAAAAACTTGATAAAAGTGTAGGAAAACATGAACGTTTAACTATATTAGATAAATCTGGGGATATCTTATATGATTCATCTAGTAATAATTTAGTTAAAGAATCAAGAAAAAATCGTCCTGAAATTAAAGAAGTGTTGCAAGAAGGTCGATCAGAAGGAGTGGCTATTAGAGAAAGTAATACAGTTGATGAAAAGCTAATCTATGTTGCAAAATCAGTGTACCAAGATAATCAGTTAATAGGGGTTATTCGTCTATCAGAAACGTATCAAGGCATTTCACAATATGTTGAGAACTTTCAGCGAATTGTGATTACAATCATGGTGTTATTATTTGTCGCAATCCTCATTATGGGATATTACATCCATCGTCAGTCAAAAAAACCAATTCAATTTATGCTACCAATTTTAAGACAAGCAATTCAAAATCCTGAGAAAAAACAAAAGGTTATAGATGCCCCTAAGGAATGGCATGAACTCTATCAAACGGTGTATGAGTTAATGGAAGAAACAAATTTACTGTATTATAAGCAGTTAAAAAATGAAGAGACATTGCATTTTTTATTTGAGAACTTAGATATCGGTATTTTTATTTTGAATGATCGATTGGAGATAACATTAGCCAATCAAACAATAGAAGAAATGTTCCAGAAAACATGGACGATTTCTCCATATGATGAATGGTTTACAGAGCCTAGATTGACTGAATTAATTAACCAGGCTGTTAAGACAAAAGAAGCAGTTCAAGGGGAAATTCGTATAGAAAAACCAAGAACGCAAGATTTAAAAATTGTTATTCGACAATTATCAATAGACAATCATGAATATGTTGGGATTATTTATGATGTTACGGAAGTCCGACAGATTGAGAGAGTACATGAGGATTTTATTAGTAATATATCACATGAGTTAAAAACACCAACGACATCCATTATTGGTTTTTCTGAAACTTTATTAGCAGGAGCAAAAGACGATCCAGAAGCTAGTAAAGAATTTTTAACGATTATTGAACGTGAAGCACAACGGTTGATGAGTTTAATTCAAACAATCTTAATGTTACTAAAAACGGAAAAAGATATTTATATGATGGATTCTTTTGTTGTCCATCCTAAGTTAGTTATAGAGGATGAAATTGATCGTTATCGATATAAAGCTTTTGACAAAGATATATCTGTTATTTTTGAAAGTGCAGTAGGAGAAGATTTAGTTATTCCTAATGATTCATTTCAAATTATTGTTAAAAATTTGTTAGAAAATGCTATTGAATACTCTGAAGAGCATGGCAAAATATTTGTTTATTTAACACAACAAAATAATGAATTAACGTTAAAAGTTGAAGACACTGGTATTGGTATTTCTGAAGAAGATCAAAAATGGATATTTGAAAGGTTTTATCGTGTGAGTCATTCAAGACAGAGAAATAATGGAGGCTCTGGGTTAGGTTTGTCACTTGTTAAACATTATGCCGAAATACTTGGTGGACGGGTTAAATTAGTAAGTGAATTAGAAGAAGGAACCACTGTTATTGTTAAAATAAATTTAGATATTCTGTCTTCAAACTATGAGAATAAACAATTAAAAGAGTAG